One window from the genome of Candidatus Didemnitutus sp. encodes:
- the rfbB gene encoding dTDP-glucose 4,6-dehydratase encodes MKILVTGGAGFIGSNFIRQRLLSATSRPSTSTSDFNSPDATVSRLVNLDALTYAGNPANLADLASDPRYVFAHGDIGDAALVAQLLVEHQIDAVVNFAAESHVDRSIDSPEPFIQTNVVGTLRLLNCAKQYWAKLPEPKKSAFRFLHVSTDEVYGSLKLGAPAFTEDHNFEPNSPYAASKAASDHLVRAYQHTYGLPTLTTNCSNNYGPFHFPEKLIPLMILNALEGKNLPVYGDGMQIRDWLYVEDHAAAIWTVLLGGRVGETYNIGGWNEKPNIEIVNTICALLDKKSPRADGQSYTKQITYVTDRPGHDRRYAIDATKIHRELGWKPAETFATGIEKTVDWYLTHRNWAADITAKKYSRERLGVGR; translated from the coding sequence ATGAAAATTTTAGTCACCGGCGGCGCCGGCTTCATCGGCTCCAACTTCATCCGCCAGCGCCTGCTCTCAGCGACGTCGCGGCCTTCAACTTCAACTTCCGACTTCAACTCGCCAGATGCGACCGTGTCGCGTCTGGTGAATCTCGACGCCCTCACCTACGCCGGCAACCCTGCCAACCTCGCCGACCTCGCGTCCGACCCGCGCTACGTTTTCGCGCACGGCGACATCGGTGACGCCGCGCTCGTCGCGCAGCTCCTCGTCGAGCACCAGATCGACGCCGTGGTGAATTTCGCCGCCGAGTCGCACGTCGATCGCTCCATCGACTCGCCCGAGCCCTTCATTCAGACCAACGTCGTCGGCACGCTCCGCCTCCTCAACTGCGCCAAACAATACTGGGCCAAGCTCCCCGAGCCGAAGAAGAGCGCGTTCCGCTTCCTCCACGTCTCCACCGACGAAGTCTACGGCTCGCTCAAGCTCGGCGCACCCGCGTTCACCGAGGACCACAACTTCGAACCCAACTCGCCCTACGCCGCCTCCAAGGCCGCCAGCGATCATCTCGTCCGCGCCTACCAGCACACCTACGGCCTGCCCACGCTCACCACCAACTGTTCGAACAACTACGGCCCGTTCCACTTCCCCGAGAAACTCATCCCGTTGATGATCCTCAACGCCCTCGAGGGGAAAAACCTGCCCGTCTACGGCGACGGCATGCAGATCCGCGACTGGCTCTACGTCGAGGACCACGCCGCCGCCATCTGGACCGTCCTCCTCGGCGGCCGCGTCGGCGAGACCTACAACATCGGCGGCTGGAACGAAAAGCCGAACATCGAGATCGTGAACACCATCTGCGCGTTGCTGGACAAAAAGTCCCCGCGCGCCGACGGCCAGAGTTACACGAAACAAATCACCTACGTCACCGACCGCCCCGGCCACGACCGCCGCTACGCGATCGACGCCACGAAAATCCACCGCGAGCTCGGCTGGAAACCCGCCGAAACCTTCGCCACCGGCATCGAGAAAACCGTCGACTGGTATCTCACCCACCGCAACTGGGCCGCGGACATCACCGCAAAAAAATACTCCCGCGAGCGCTTGGGCGTAGGCCGCTGA
- a CDS encoding four helix bundle protein encodes MHDTHDSFEKLEVWRRSHALSIEIYRLLADCRDWGFKDQITRSTNSISDNIAEGAERSGQAEFKQFLSYAKGSAGESRSQVLRALALGYISQDRGAALLSELREISRMIHGLIKSLDR; translated from the coding sequence GTGCACGACACGCACGATAGTTTCGAAAAACTCGAAGTGTGGCGACGGTCGCATGCACTGAGCATCGAAATCTACCGCCTCCTCGCTGACTGTCGCGACTGGGGATTCAAGGACCAGATTACCCGCTCCACCAACAGCATTTCCGACAACATCGCCGAAGGGGCCGAACGCAGCGGCCAGGCCGAGTTCAAACAATTTCTGAGCTACGCCAAAGGCTCCGCTGGCGAGTCCCGATCCCAAGTCTTGCGCGCCCTTGCCCTCGGCTACATCTCTCAGGATCGCGGCGCCGCGCTCCTTTCCGAACTCCGCGAGATATCCCGCATGATCCACGGCCTCATCAAATCCCTCGACCGCTGA
- the rfbA gene encoding glucose-1-phosphate thymidylyltransferase RfbA, protein MSSLKLQLSTSTGAARKGIVLAGGSGTRLYPLTIAVSKQLMPVYDKPMIYYPLSVLMLAGIREILIISTPTDLPLFKKLLGDGANLGVKFSYAEQPSPDGLAQAFTIAADVGFLTGAESSALVLGDNLFYGADFVTSVTTASARTAGSTIFGYHVANPTAYGVVEFAPDGKVVSLEEKPKQPKSNYAVPGLYFYDEEVVALARSLKPSARGELEITDLNRLYLERGALHVELFGRGTAWLDTGTHDSLMQAAQFVEVLENRTGLKIACLEEIAYKRDWIDRAGLEANIRKLGKSSYGDYLRRLLD, encoded by the coding sequence ATGTCCTCTCTTAAACTTCAACTTTCCACTTCAACTGGCGCGGCCCGCAAAGGCATTGTTTTGGCGGGAGGTTCAGGGACGCGCCTCTACCCGCTCACCATCGCGGTCTCGAAGCAGCTCATGCCGGTCTACGACAAACCGATGATCTACTACCCGCTGTCGGTGCTCATGCTCGCCGGCATCCGCGAGATCCTGATCATCTCCACGCCGACTGACCTGCCGCTCTTCAAGAAACTCCTCGGCGACGGCGCCAACCTCGGCGTGAAGTTCTCCTACGCCGAACAACCGAGCCCCGACGGACTCGCCCAAGCCTTCACCATCGCCGCCGACGTCGGCTTCCTCACCGGCGCCGAATCCTCCGCCCTCGTCCTCGGCGACAATCTTTTCTACGGCGCCGACTTCGTCACCTCGGTCACCACCGCCTCTGCCCGCACCGCCGGCTCCACGATCTTCGGCTATCACGTCGCCAACCCCACCGCCTACGGCGTCGTCGAGTTCGCCCCCGACGGCAAAGTCGTTTCGCTCGAGGAAAAGCCCAAGCAGCCGAAGTCCAACTACGCCGTCCCCGGCCTCTATTTCTACGACGAAGAGGTCGTCGCCCTCGCCCGCAGCCTCAAGCCCTCCGCCCGCGGCGAACTCGAGATCACCGACCTCAACCGCCTCTACCTCGAACGCGGCGCGCTCCACGTCGAACTCTTCGGCCGCGGCACCGCCTGGCTCGACACCGGCACGCACGACTCGCTCATGCAGGCCGCCCAGTTCGTCGAAGTCCTCGAAAACCGCACCGGCCTGAAGATCGCCTGCCTCGAGGAGATCGCCTACAAACGCGACTGGATCGATCGCGCCGGCCTCGAAGCCAACATCAGGAAGCTCGGCAAGTCCTCCTACGGCGACTACCTCCGCCGCCTGCTCGACTGA
- a CDS encoding glycosyltransferase → MKVSFVIPLHNALPLTQECLRTLQATLPADLEHEIIFVDDQSTDGTPAWLATLESPCRALRNERNLGFAGTCNRGAEAARGEWLVFLNNDLVLLPGWFVPLFAARESARAGVVGNIQLRVDDGSLDHAGIAVLPSGKIAHERPATLAAAQRRAVREVPAVTAACCLVARSLFLESGGFDTAFVNGGEDVDLCFRLRRRGRLTYVATRSVIRHHVSASRGPTNLRDERNSRLLAQRWRDELVQFGAHSWAAAQIAAHLARPWTSDGLHALALLPFQLGLAAQPPAFARAVLESALYREEMRWKRLFDQPAGAARAPRGSKAYRTDRLFRDQTETATVWLRDRARIDLPAGFPTSNFFLSGFLLEAPPHRPNLARPLGLRVIINGTQRVEFRDLPLGNFNLGVDAPFVHPHEPTRVEIELIGVGWTNFLAWFGRIVGLREYWPVGRYRRQQLNRRLRLSRIVADDEIVFDFQRDPALAPQLRHRPQPTGVNIVGWFRATLGVGESARCMARACDAAGLPATLVDLRLNCLNPPDDDTFTARLREQPQHDVNIFHVDPPVSDQIDHHHGPELRRDRYNIAYWAWELPEFPDAWVRQCAFFDEIWCPSEFVRAAIAPKVPLPVHVMPHAIEIPPVAGDGHQRFGLPRDRFLFLFVYDLNSYQERKNPLAAIEAYRRAFPAESGVGLVIKTQNRERHPEAFARLETALRGLQHATLIAETLSRADVHLLQSTCDAFVSLHRSEGFGLNVAECMLLGKPVVSTNWSATAEFVDETCGCPVRYQLVELQETHGPYTQGQIWAEPDVAHAADWMRRLVEDPAFARHLGEAARERIKQRFAPAVIGARYRRRLAAFSLWPE, encoded by the coding sequence ATGAAGGTCTCGTTCGTCATTCCGCTCCACAACGCCCTGCCGCTCACGCAGGAGTGCTTGCGCACACTGCAGGCGACGCTGCCGGCGGACCTGGAGCACGAGATCATTTTCGTCGACGACCAATCGACCGACGGCACACCCGCGTGGCTCGCGACGCTCGAATCCCCCTGCCGCGCACTCCGCAACGAACGCAATCTCGGCTTCGCCGGCACCTGCAACCGCGGCGCGGAGGCCGCGCGCGGCGAATGGCTCGTTTTTCTCAACAACGACCTCGTCCTGTTGCCCGGCTGGTTCGTGCCGCTGTTCGCCGCCCGCGAGTCCGCGCGCGCCGGCGTCGTCGGCAACATCCAGCTGCGCGTCGACGACGGCTCGCTCGACCACGCCGGCATCGCGGTTCTCCCCAGCGGCAAGATCGCTCACGAAAGGCCCGCCACCCTCGCGGCCGCGCAACGCCGTGCCGTGCGTGAGGTCCCCGCCGTCACCGCCGCCTGCTGCCTCGTGGCGCGCTCGCTGTTTCTCGAGTCGGGCGGATTCGACACCGCATTCGTGAACGGCGGCGAAGATGTCGACCTGTGCTTCCGCCTCCGCCGCCGCGGCCGCCTCACCTACGTCGCCACGCGCAGCGTCATCCGCCACCACGTCAGCGCCTCGCGCGGCCCGACGAATCTCCGCGACGAGCGCAACAGCCGGCTCCTCGCCCAACGCTGGCGCGACGAGCTGGTTCAATTCGGCGCGCACTCGTGGGCCGCCGCGCAGATCGCCGCCCACCTCGCGCGCCCCTGGACGAGCGACGGCCTCCATGCCCTCGCGCTCCTGCCGTTTCAACTCGGGCTCGCGGCGCAGCCGCCCGCGTTCGCGCGCGCCGTGCTGGAAAGCGCGCTCTATCGCGAGGAGATGCGCTGGAAACGCCTCTTCGATCAGCCCGCCGGAGCCGCCCGCGCGCCGCGCGGCTCGAAGGCCTACCGGACGGATCGTCTCTTCCGCGACCAAACCGAAACCGCGACCGTGTGGCTGCGCGACCGCGCCAGAATCGACCTGCCCGCCGGATTCCCCACGAGCAACTTCTTCCTCAGCGGTTTTCTGCTCGAAGCGCCGCCGCATCGGCCGAACCTCGCGCGCCCGCTCGGCCTGCGCGTCATCATCAACGGCACGCAACGGGTCGAATTTCGCGACCTGCCGCTCGGCAATTTCAACCTGGGCGTCGACGCCCCGTTCGTGCACCCGCACGAGCCGACCCGCGTCGAGATCGAGCTGATCGGCGTCGGCTGGACGAATTTCCTCGCGTGGTTCGGACGCATCGTCGGTCTGCGGGAATACTGGCCCGTCGGCCGCTATCGCCGCCAGCAGCTCAACCGCCGCCTGCGCCTGAGCCGCATCGTCGCCGACGACGAGATCGTGTTCGACTTCCAACGCGATCCCGCGCTCGCACCGCAGCTTCGCCACCGGCCGCAACCCACCGGCGTCAACATCGTCGGCTGGTTCCGCGCCACGCTCGGTGTCGGGGAATCCGCGCGCTGCATGGCGCGCGCCTGCGACGCCGCCGGCCTGCCGGCGACGCTCGTCGACCTCCGCCTCAACTGCCTCAACCCACCGGACGACGACACCTTCACCGCCCGCCTGCGCGAGCAGCCGCAGCACGACGTGAACATTTTCCACGTCGATCCGCCGGTCTCCGATCAGATCGATCACCATCACGGCCCCGAGCTGCGGCGCGACCGCTACAACATCGCCTATTGGGCCTGGGAGCTGCCGGAGTTCCCCGACGCCTGGGTGCGCCAATGCGCCTTCTTCGACGAAATCTGGTGCCCGTCGGAATTCGTCCGCGCCGCCATCGCTCCCAAAGTGCCGCTGCCGGTCCACGTGATGCCGCACGCGATCGAGATCCCGCCGGTCGCCGGCGATGGACACCAGCGCTTCGGCCTGCCGCGCGACCGCTTCCTGTTTCTTTTCGTCTACGACCTGAACTCCTACCAGGAACGCAAGAATCCGCTCGCCGCGATCGAAGCCTATCGCCGCGCGTTCCCCGCCGAGTCCGGCGTCGGCCTCGTGATCAAGACCCAGAATCGCGAGCGCCATCCCGAAGCCTTCGCGCGCCTCGAGACCGCGCTGCGCGGGCTGCAGCACGCCACGCTCATCGCCGAGACCCTCTCCCGCGCTGACGTCCATCTGCTCCAATCGACCTGCGATGCGTTCGTCTCGTTGCACCGCTCGGAAGGCTTCGGCCTCAACGTCGCGGAATGCATGCTGCTCGGGAAACCCGTGGTCTCCACGAATTGGTCGGCGACCGCGGAGTTCGTCGACGAGACCTGCGGCTGTCCCGTGCGCTATCAATTGGTCGAGCTGCAGGAAACACACGGTCCCTACACTCAGGGCCAGATCTGGGCCGAGCCCGACGTCGCCCACGCCGCGGATTGGATGCGCCGACTCGTGGAAGACCCCGCCTTTGCCCGCCATCTCGGCGAGGCCGCGCGCGAGCGGATCAAGCAGCGCTTCGCACCGGCCGTGATCGGCGCACGCTACCGGCGCAGGCTCGCGGCGTTCTCGCTCTGGCCGGAGTGA
- a CDS encoding glycosyltransferase family 2 protein, translating to MSTPDQPALSFVIPLYYSAETIRPLVKEIEALAIVGGHEIVLVNDGSRDATAAVCRELMREARVPIAFVNHARNFGEHNAVLTGYRHARGLHVVNLDDDGQNPPAEAVRLWEKARADGLDVVYGHYAQKEHSPFRNFGSWFTNRVTDYVLDKPKGFYLSSFRCVSAFAAKEVAAHDGPFPYIDGLLLQVTQSIGSVEVQHRTRQAGRSGYTLRRLLRLWASTFVNFSVMPLRIATLLGLIMAAGGLAGLAIVFYLRFANHGPEYGWGSLMGALLVFSGTQLVMLGLIGEYIGRMFLTVNRRPQSVVRSVERGGV from the coding sequence ATGTCGACCCCGGACCAGCCGGCACTCAGCTTCGTCATCCCGCTCTATTACAGTGCCGAGACCATCCGCCCACTGGTGAAGGAGATCGAGGCGCTCGCGATCGTGGGCGGGCACGAGATCGTGCTGGTGAACGACGGCAGTCGCGACGCGACGGCGGCGGTCTGCCGCGAACTCATGCGCGAGGCGCGCGTGCCGATCGCGTTCGTGAATCACGCGCGGAATTTCGGCGAGCACAACGCCGTGCTCACGGGCTACCGCCACGCGCGCGGACTCCATGTGGTCAATCTCGACGACGACGGACAGAATCCGCCGGCGGAGGCGGTGCGGCTCTGGGAGAAAGCGCGCGCGGACGGGCTCGATGTGGTCTACGGCCACTACGCGCAGAAGGAGCATTCGCCGTTTCGCAATTTCGGCAGCTGGTTCACGAATCGCGTGACCGACTACGTGCTCGATAAGCCGAAGGGATTTTATCTCTCGAGTTTCCGCTGCGTGAGCGCGTTCGCGGCGAAGGAGGTCGCGGCGCACGACGGGCCATTTCCGTATATCGACGGGCTGCTGCTGCAGGTGACGCAGAGCATCGGCTCGGTCGAGGTGCAGCACCGCACGCGGCAGGCGGGACGGAGCGGCTACACGCTGCGACGGCTGCTGCGGCTGTGGGCGAGCACGTTCGTGAATTTTTCCGTGATGCCGCTGCGCATCGCGACGCTGCTCGGGCTGATCATGGCCGCGGGCGGACTCGCGGGACTCGCGATCGTGTTCTATCTGCGTTTTGCGAATCACGGCCCCGAGTATGGCTGGGGTTCGCTGATGGGGGCGCTGCTGGTGTTTTCCGGCACACAGCTGGTGATGCTCGGCCTGATCGGCGAATACATCGGCCGGATGTTCCTGACGGTGAATCGGCGGCCGCAGTCGGTGGTGCGCTCGGTCGAGCGCGGCGGCGTTTGA
- a CDS encoding class I SAM-dependent methyltransferase, producing the protein MHAEEYRKMADVEDVMWYYRALHRNVATALRGVAPAGAAILDAGCGTGGLLRALRREERGWRLAGVDLSPLACELTRERTGALVLEGSVEQMPFGADSYEAIVSCDVLCQVVEPARALGEFRRVLKPGGVLVLTLPAFPWMYSYHDRQVGNLRRYTRGGLADLLRAAGWRPLAMTYWNMLPFPLAVLRRKVFPAREGESDVHLFSPSVEGGFDAMMRLEHRWIARGHALPFGSSLLAVARAEPG; encoded by the coding sequence GTGCACGCCGAAGAATATCGCAAGATGGCCGACGTCGAGGACGTCATGTGGTATTACCGCGCGTTGCATCGCAATGTCGCGACGGCGCTGCGGGGCGTCGCGCCGGCCGGCGCGGCGATCCTGGATGCGGGGTGCGGGACCGGCGGGTTGTTGCGGGCCTTGCGCCGGGAGGAGCGCGGCTGGCGGCTGGCGGGCGTCGATCTCTCCCCGCTGGCGTGCGAGCTGACGCGCGAGCGGACGGGGGCGCTCGTGTTGGAAGGCTCGGTCGAGCAGATGCCCTTCGGTGCGGATTCCTACGAGGCGATCGTATCGTGCGACGTGTTGTGCCAAGTGGTGGAGCCGGCGCGCGCGCTGGGCGAATTCCGTCGCGTGCTCAAGCCCGGCGGCGTGCTGGTGCTGACGCTGCCGGCGTTTCCGTGGATGTATTCGTATCATGATCGGCAGGTGGGGAATTTGCGGCGCTACACGCGGGGCGGGTTGGCGGATTTGCTGCGCGCCGCGGGATGGCGGCCGCTGGCGATGACGTATTGGAACATGCTGCCGTTCCCGCTGGCGGTGTTGCGGCGCAAGGTGTTCCCGGCGCGCGAGGGGGAGAGCGACGTGCATTTGTTTTCGCCGTCGGTGGAGGGTGGGTTCGATGCGATGATGCGGCTGGAGCACCGCTGGATCGCCCGCGGTCACGCGCTCCCGTTCGGGAGTTCGTTGCTGGCGGTGGCACGGGCGGAGCCGGGCTGA
- a CDS encoding glycosyltransferase family 4 protein, translating to MILLDATHTSHTRAQTGIQRVVRSLFRELEKRGRAAPICFDPHEHAWRGLTAEELATLRDHGGGSGSRGAKWTLAQKLAGRARRLLGRRGALPAAQGLVVPELFSVKVAGELPGLRAQVRGPRVAVFHDAIGLKFPELTPPATVARLPGYLVELAQFDGVAAVSEDSAASLRDFWRWADVRRTPPVCAIPNGVDPVPASALGAARDGPPRVLCVSTIEGRKNHLALLEAAETLWREGRDFELELIGLARADTAAPALARIAALRESGRKIVHHGPVSDEKLHAAYARCAFTVYPSLIEGFGLPVLESLQHGRPCICSGHGALGEAARGGGALTLEATNAANLASAMHQLLLDASLAKDLAMQARARKFRSWSDYAGELVAWMDSLPRRD from the coding sequence GTGATCCTCCTCGACGCCACTCACACCAGCCACACCCGCGCGCAGACGGGCATCCAGCGCGTGGTGCGCTCGCTGTTCCGCGAACTGGAGAAACGCGGCCGCGCGGCGCCGATCTGCTTCGATCCGCACGAGCACGCGTGGCGCGGCCTCACCGCGGAGGAGCTCGCGACCTTGCGCGACCACGGCGGCGGCAGCGGCTCGCGCGGCGCGAAGTGGACGCTCGCCCAGAAACTGGCCGGCCGCGCGCGACGCCTGCTCGGCCGGCGTGGCGCGTTGCCCGCGGCGCAGGGTCTCGTGGTGCCCGAACTCTTCTCGGTGAAAGTCGCCGGCGAACTGCCCGGACTGCGCGCGCAGGTGCGCGGCCCGCGCGTGGCCGTTTTTCACGATGCCATCGGCCTGAAATTTCCGGAGCTCACCCCGCCCGCCACCGTCGCGCGATTGCCCGGCTACCTCGTCGAACTCGCGCAATTCGACGGCGTCGCGGCGGTCTCCGAGGACTCCGCGGCGAGCCTGCGCGACTTCTGGCGCTGGGCGGACGTTCGCCGCACGCCGCCGGTTTGCGCGATCCCGAACGGTGTCGATCCCGTGCCCGCAAGCGCACTCGGCGCCGCCCGCGACGGCCCACCGCGCGTGCTCTGCGTGAGCACGATCGAGGGCCGCAAGAACCACCTCGCGCTCCTCGAAGCCGCCGAGACGCTCTGGCGCGAAGGCCGCGATTTCGAGCTCGAGCTGATCGGCCTCGCCCGCGCCGACACGGCCGCGCCGGCGCTCGCGCGCATCGCGGCGCTGCGGGAGAGCGGCCGCAAGATCGTCCATCACGGTCCGGTTTCGGACGAGAAACTCCATGCAGCCTACGCGCGTTGCGCGTTCACGGTTTACCCGTCGTTGATCGAAGGCTTCGGCCTGCCCGTGCTGGAAAGCCTGCAACACGGCCGCCCCTGCATCTGCTCGGGACACGGCGCGCTCGGCGAGGCGGCGCGTGGTGGCGGCGCGCTGACGCTTGAAGCGACGAACGCCGCCAACCTCGCGTCCGCGATGCACCAGTTGCTGCTCGATGCCTCGCTTGCCAAGGATCTCGCCATGCAGGCGCGGGCGCGCAAATTCCGCTCGTGGAGCGACTACGCCGGCGAATTGGTGGCGTGGATGGATTCGCTGCCGCGCCGGGACTGA
- a CDS encoding aminotransferase class I/II-fold pyridoxal phosphate-dependent enzyme: MALSLFTKTKKAIIERAKDDYATKMRLKYKPYYHAMEAQQGTHVRLQGRDMVMLSSNDYLGLSFHPKVIEAAGLAAKKWGTSTTGARISNGSRGYHIELEEKLAAFLGREACHISVAGYVSCCSAVATFAQKGDTIVADKNIHSCLWDGVRLSMAAVERFSHNNPEDLRQVLKSIPFNTPKMLVVEGVYSMEGHICRLPEIAQLGEEAGCFTVLDDAHGFGVLGRQGRGTVDHFKLNDKVDIICGSMSKSLASTGGYLAGGKDLIEYLRTNSKQTLFSAAISPSMAFTASASLDIMQSEPQHLERLWRNTKRYREMLKNLGLDTWDSETPAVPIVLGSKELVYRFWQALLEKGVFTVMSIAPAVPPGKDLIRTAVSALHSDEDLEKIHAAMAYAVKQL; this comes from the coding sequence ATGGCCCTTTCCCTCTTCACCAAGACCAAAAAGGCGATCATCGAGCGCGCGAAGGACGACTACGCGACGAAGATGCGCCTGAAATACAAGCCCTACTACCACGCGATGGAAGCGCAGCAGGGCACGCATGTTCGGCTGCAGGGGCGGGACATGGTCATGCTCTCGAGCAACGACTACCTCGGATTGTCGTTCCACCCCAAGGTCATCGAAGCCGCTGGCCTCGCCGCGAAGAAGTGGGGCACCAGCACCACCGGCGCGCGCATCTCCAACGGCTCGCGCGGCTACCACATCGAGCTCGAGGAAAAGCTTGCCGCGTTCCTCGGTCGCGAAGCCTGCCACATCAGTGTCGCGGGCTACGTCTCGTGCTGCTCCGCCGTCGCGACCTTTGCGCAAAAGGGCGACACGATCGTCGCCGATAAGAACATCCACTCCTGCCTTTGGGACGGCGTGCGCCTCTCCATGGCGGCCGTCGAGCGCTTCAGCCACAACAACCCCGAGGATCTGCGCCAGGTGCTGAAGAGCATTCCCTTCAACACGCCGAAAATGCTCGTCGTCGAGGGCGTCTACTCGATGGAAGGCCATATCTGCCGCCTGCCCGAGATCGCTCAGCTCGGCGAAGAGGCGGGCTGTTTCACGGTGCTCGACGACGCCCACGGCTTCGGCGTGCTCGGTCGCCAGGGCCGCGGCACGGTCGACCACTTCAAGTTGAACGACAAGGTCGACATCATTTGCGGCTCGATGTCCAAGTCGCTCGCGAGCACCGGCGGCTATCTCGCCGGCGGCAAGGACCTCATCGAGTATCTGCGCACGAACTCGAAGCAAACGCTCTTCAGCGCCGCGATCAGCCCGAGCATGGCCTTCACCGCGTCCGCCTCGCTCGACATCATGCAGAGCGAGCCGCAGCACCTCGAACGCCTGTGGCGGAACACCAAGCGTTACCGCGAAATGCTCAAGAACCTCGGCCTCGACACCTGGGACAGCGAGACCCCCGCCGTGCCGATCGTGCTCGGCTCGAAGGAGCTCGTTTACCGCTTCTGGCAGGCGCTCCTCGAGAAGGGCGTCTTCACCGTCATGTCCATCGCGCCCGCCGTGCCTCCCGGCAAGGATCTGATCCGCACCGCCGTCTCCGCGCTGCACAGCGACGAGGATCTCGAGAAGATCCATGCCGCGATGGCCTACGCCGTGAAGCAGCTCTGA
- a CDS encoding glycosyltransferase: MIYFDVTKMHAARQKSGLTRVSSRLLAEMRNEVVPVAWRKGRFATVEAQPRSVAFAANDWLLTVELFSGAERPGFREFIAWPPCRLAAVFPDAIPLTHPHITWPHSVQRHPDYMKLLAGFDRVWGISRAVERDLTGFWTWQGVTVRARTGAVELGSDFDGSARATVAPPAPRRGSFLCVGIIEPRKNQTFLLDVAEALWRAGADFDLHIVGRVNPHFGEPIVKRIKTLAKHERRLQLHVAANDAKLRELYAQASAVAFPTIAEGCGLPVIEALWRGVPCVCSDLPVLRENADHGGCVVAKTNDHADWAAKLGALVSDASLQQRLRAEAIARPLPTWKQTAESLLNGLR; encoded by the coding sequence ATGATCTACTTCGACGTCACCAAAATGCATGCCGCCCGGCAGAAGTCGGGGCTCACCCGCGTGAGTTCGCGCCTGCTCGCGGAGATGCGGAATGAGGTCGTGCCGGTGGCGTGGCGCAAGGGGCGTTTCGCCACGGTCGAGGCGCAGCCGCGCAGCGTGGCCTTTGCGGCGAACGATTGGCTGCTCACGGTCGAGCTATTCAGCGGTGCAGAGCGCCCGGGTTTTCGCGAATTCATCGCGTGGCCGCCGTGCCGGCTGGCGGCGGTGTTCCCGGACGCGATTCCGCTCACTCACCCGCACATCACCTGGCCGCACAGCGTGCAGCGTCATCCGGATTACATGAAGCTGCTCGCGGGCTTCGATCGCGTGTGGGGCATTTCGCGCGCGGTGGAGCGCGATCTGACCGGCTTCTGGACGTGGCAGGGCGTGACGGTGCGCGCGCGGACCGGGGCGGTGGAACTCGGTTCGGATTTCGACGGCTCGGCGCGCGCCACGGTGGCTCCGCCGGCGCCGCGGCGCGGCTCGTTTCTCTGTGTGGGCATCATCGAGCCGCGAAAGAACCAGACCTTTCTTCTCGATGTGGCCGAGGCGTTGTGGCGCGCGGGCGCGGATTTCGACCTGCATATCGTCGGGCGCGTGAATCCGCATTTCGGCGAGCCGATCGTGAAACGCATCAAGACCCTCGCGAAACACGAGCGACGCCTGCAGCTGCACGTCGCCGCGAACGACGCCAAGCTCCGCGAACTCTACGCGCAGGCGAGTGCCGTGGCGTTCCCCACGATCGCCGAAGGCTGCGGCCTGCCGGTCATCGAGGCACTGTGGCGCGGCGTGCCGTGCGTGTGCAGCGATTTGCCGGTGCTGCGCGAGAACGCCGATCACGGCGGCTGCGTCGTCGCGAAAACGAACGATCATGCCGATTGGGCGGCGAAGCTTGGCGCTCTGGTGAGCGATGCGTCGTTGCAACAACGCCTGCGGGCCGAGGCGATCGCGCGTCCGCTGCCGACATGGAAGCAGACGGCAGAAAGCTTGCTGAACGGATTGCGCTGA